TATAGCGACCCAATTGATTGGTTACATAAGCAATTTTGTTCCCCTCGGGATGAAGTCTTGCCTGATAATGGTGCCATTTTTTTTGTTTTCTTTTATTTACTTTTAAATCTTCCTCAGGAAAATCTCTGTTTTGTAAATCTGCAGTATATCTTGTAAGTTGAAAATTATACCATTCTTCAAGAGTTTCATTTACTGTTTTACCAAGCACAAAAAGGAATCCACTCTCCATATTTCTGTTTATTCTGGTAATATACAGTAAGTTAGAAATAGCATTTTCGCCATAGTTCTCGGCAATGTATTGAAAAATAGCATGGCCTGCAAATTTGGCTTCTTCTCCGGAAAGCCTGTTAAGCCTTTTGTAATTTCCCGATAATACACCATCTCTTAGCCGATCGTCAAATTTGCTGTTCCATTCGTTTCCAACATAAGAAACCAAGCCTCCGGAAAACCAGCTTGGAATATTCAGCAACACAGAGTTTTGCAAGACTTCCTGAACACTACCGCCAAAAAGCATATTTTCCATAATAACCTGAGCAATTCCCTTTCTTATCTGTGCAGCAAGGTTCTGATGGTTTCCGTTGAAGTATAAAAAAACTTTATTATCAATAATCTGAGTAACCCCCCCTGTATTGTAACCCTCCCTGCCAATTCCAATATTTGTCTGATTGGCATCCATAATATTATTATAAACCAGTAGAGAGATGTCACTGTTGAGTCTATATTCCAGACGATCTTCAATATCTTTAAGCACTTTTTCGGCATATTGGACTGTAAATCGACCGATATCCTGACCTCCCATATAAAAATAAGTAGTAAAATTGTCAGATTGAAAGTAAGACCATTCAAAGTTTTTATACTTTACTCTGTTTTGGCCAAACTCCTCTATAGTGGTCTGTGCTGTTGATTTAATTGTAAAAATTAAAGCGCTCAGGCAAAAAATTAATAGAGATTTATAAATTAAGGATGAAAATTTCATAATGTTAAAATCAATTCTCCTCTTTTGGGAAGGAAAAAATTATAATTTTGTAACGAACCAGACTTATCAAAAGTAACAAAAAAACGTAAAATGACTTCAATAAAGTGTTTTGTATTTAACCCTTTTGCAGAAAACACCTATTTAATTTACAATAATGATGGAGATTGTTGGATAATTGACCCGGGATGTTTTACTACTCAGGAAGAAGATTTGCTATCAAATTATATTGAAAGTGAGGGACTTAAGCCCTCAAGGCTTTTGCTGACACACGGCCATTTAGACCATGTAATTGGGAACGATTTTATTTTAAAAAAATATAAACTAGCTCCGGAAATTCATAAAATGGATTTACCAAATATGGAAAGTGCACCGGCAACAGCAGCTTCTTATGGTGTTGACATTAAACCTTCTCCGGCTCCAATAAATTTTTTAAAAGAAGGGGATGTTTTAAAAATGGGAGAAGCAGCATTTAAGGTGCTTTTTACACCGGGACATGCACCCGGGCACATAAGCCTATATAATGAAAGGGAAATGTATATAATTTCCGGTGATGTCTTATTTGAAAACAGCATTGGCAGATATGATTTGCCCGGAGGGAATTTAAATGTTTTGCTTGAGTCTATAAAAAATAATTTTCTAAACTTGCCGGATGAAGTGGTTGTGTATCCGGGGCACGGCCCATCCACAACTATAGGAAAAGAAAGAAAACTAAATCCATTTCTCATAAATATTGACTAATTTACATTTATTGAATAAATTCGGTTTTTTCAGCTAATTTCGCGTTCAAAATAAAAACAAGACAACATGAATAAAAAATTTGGTATAACAGGGGTAGGTGGATACGTCGCTCCAAAGCATCTTAAAGCTATCCTTGAAACCGGAAATGTGCTTACTACAGCACTTGATATAACTGATTCTGTTGGATTGCTTGACAGCTATTTTCCGGAAGTGGATTTTTTTAATGAGCCGGAACGCTTCGACAGACATTTGGAAAAACTTTACAGAAAAGGAGAGGGTATTGACTATCTGAGTATTTGTTCACCGAACTATTTGCACGATGCGCATATAAGAATGGGACTAAGAACAGGAGCTCATGCCATTTGTGAAAAACCACTTGTTTTAAACCCCTGGAATTTAGATTTTTTGGAGGAATTAGAACAGGAATCCGGAAAAAGAGTATATACAATACTTCAGTTGAGAGTTCATCCGGCCTTAATTGCGCTAAAGGAAAAAATGGAGAAAACCGGCACTAGCGATAAAAAAGAAATTAATTTGACTTACATAACCAGCAGAGGTCCATGGTACTTAAGAAGCTGGAAGGGAAACCTTGAAAAATCAGGAGGCTTAGCCAGTAACATTGGAATACATTTTTTTGATATGCTTATCTGGATGTTTGGACAAGCGGAAAGCATTGAGGTTCACATTAATGAAGAAAAAGTTGTTTCGGGCTTTTTAAATTTAGAGAGAGCAAGAGTAAAATGGTTTCTGTCTATTGATAAAAATATGTTGCCGGAAGATGTAAAAAAAGCAGGACAGATGACTTATCGTTCAATTACAGTTGACAAAGAAGAAATTGAATTTTCCGGGGGTTTTACAAATCTACATACACTGGTGTATGAGTCTATACTAAAGGGAGAAGGTTTTGGAATTACTGAGGCAAGAGATTCTATTGAGATTATCCAAAAAATCCGAACAGCTACGGTTAAACCTGAAAAAGAAAATATGCATGAAAAACTAATTGAGTTAAACCGATAAAAAAAGCCCCGCTGATAAAATCAGCGGGGCTTTTTTTTATACTTTATAAAATTCTTATTGTTTAATGAATTTGTGATAATCCACACCTTTGTTTTTAACTTCTACACGAAGAACATAAATACCTTTTGGTAAATCACTAATTCCTATTTCCAATCTACTATTTCCGTTTACAGGACTTGACTTAACCAATGTGCCGTCTAAAGCATAAACACCAACATTCGAAATCTGAATTTCAGAATTATTGTTTTCAAGAATTAAGTAATCTGAAGCCGGGTTTGGATATGTATTAAAATCAAATTGCTTAACGTTTAAGTTCCTAACGCTTGAAATAATCGGATCAGCTGTTTCTACCGCCACACTATCAATATTTTCAAAAGCTACAACTGCACGTGGTGCAAAGTAATTCATAATAGTATCAATGTAATTCAATGCCATTGCTTTTGTTTGCATAGGATTTGCTGCAGAACCACAGCCATCTTCCGGAGCGCCTGTTGGAGCTGCTGCACTTGGATGTCCGCAATCATACCATGCCCATGGTTCGAAGCCTACACCATTAAAAGGGAATAAACCTTCTAAAGCAGTTTTAGCTTGAGCAGCTAAGGTATAATCATCTGTAAAGTTTGCGGCATAAAAAATATCCTGATTTCCAACTTCATCAGATTTTCCGATTACATCTAAGCTTCCGCTTACTTCAACAATGGCATCACCTGTACTGGCTACTATAACTACCTGAGTGCCATAAGGTGTCAATGGATCTCCAACGCCGTGGAATGCAACTATTGGAGCTTCACCACTTTCTATCCAAGAAGAGTCGCCAACTGCACCACCAAGGTTTTTCACAATCTGAACAGCAGAAGAATATCCGGGAGTATTATATCTGTTTACACCGGAAGCTCCACCTTCTCCCCAAATTCCACCGGTAATATCAGGGTCAACAAATGGTGCGCCATTATCATCTAAAAATTTAAAAAGCTCTAATTCTTCCGGTTTGTTTAATGAACCAACGGTTAAAGCGACATAGCCTCCTGAGTTTGAGCCACCAATTGCAACTCTGTAAGGATCAATTCCGAATTGATTACCATTTTCAGCATCTTCTCTGAAAAAACGAATGGCTGCTCTGGCATCCTGATTAGCTCTGTAAACAGCTTGTATAATTGTTTTGGCCCGGTCTTCCTGATCGGTAGCTGTTGGCGTCCAACCTAAGCGGTAACCAATTGAGGCGCAAGTCCATCCTCTTTTGGCATATTGTTTACACATTTCAACGATGGTGCTGTCACCCTTATCACCTAATGGCAAGGTATTTAAACCCTTTGGAATAAAACTCCCCGCGTGCATTAAAATCATTAATGGCCTGTCAGTAGAAGCATCACCGGTTGGAGTATAAACATCCATTGATAAATCCTGCAAGTTAGGCGAACCGGTCAAAATCGTATAATTTTGAGCATAATTGACTCCTGTTTGGACACTCACATCTGTGAAAACCTCTTCAATTATAGGCGTTTGTGCATGAATTTTTGATACTGAGAATAGTATCAGTAATGTAAAAATTAGTTTCATTTGCGTTTTCATATTTTTTTGTTTTAAAGTTTATATCAAATATAACCTATTTAGGGTTTAGAAATACAATTATAAAGAAATATTTTTTTTATTGAACAGTTGACTTTTACCAATTATAAGCCGGGATTTTCAAAAGTAATGGAAATATATGCTAGCCTTCCTATATAAGGCCCGCCATAAGTTTGGTAATGTTTGTTATTCAATAAGTTGGATGCACCAATTTTAAAGGTCGTGTGAAGTGGCTTGTGTGTATAGTTTATTTGAGCATCCAACAAGCCGTAAGTAGGGACAAATCCGGTAAATTGGGGGGAACCTTCAAATAAAAATCCCTGTACCCATTTATAATTTACATTAAAGCCAATATTTCTCAAAGTAACTCTGTCGCCAAATCTTAAAACCAAATCTCTGGCACTTACTCCAATATTGAATTTATGCTCCGGGGTATTAAAAGCAGGGACTATCGGGTCATCAGAGCCCAACAAATTCAACCGGTTCCAGGAGTAGTTTCCATTTAAAGAGTAATATCGGCGGAAGTAATAGTTGAATCCAATGGCGGTTCCGTATGTCAAAACTTCATCAGTAGCATTAGCAGCAATTCTGTAAACCTGCGATTGAGTAATAAAGCCCGTTGATTCATCAAAATCAACCTCTGCACCAATATTATAGCCTATAAAATCTCTGTATAAACTCATGTAGGCACTCATGTCTACATAAAAGTTATTTAAAACAGTTCCACGGTAACCGATTTCCAACGTTCGCACTTTTTCAGGTACAATAGGTGCAACATTAAAGTAGTCGAGCGTATCCGGATTTCTGGTGTTCACATAATCTATAAGTGATTCTGTTGTTACTATAGAGTCTTTCCCGCCAAGGTTTCCTAATAATATTGCCCGGCCAACATTGTAAAACAAGTACTGATCCTGTAAAGTTGGATTTCTGATTGCTGATGAAAACGAAAAACGCAGAGTGTGATTACCTCTTGAATAAACAGCAGATGCAGCAGGCGAGACCTGGTATCCAAAGTTTTGATTTTTATCCAGTCGTGCGGCTGCTGATAAAATCAGGCGGTCACCAATAAATCTTCTTTCAGCACCGGCATAAACGCCATATTCATAGTTCCTGATTACAACACCGGCAGTGTCACTGAAAATTGTACCGTCAGAGTCAGGGGCATACAATCTGTAACTGCCTCCAACCCTCAAATCAGCAATTCCTCCGGGATTAAACTTGTATTCTCCCTGAACGTGATACAGCTTAGATTTATCATAGAAACGGGTACCACCTTCCGATAAGGTTGATTCAGAAGTTATTTGATTAAACATGGAATCAAATTCAGCAGTTCCCGGCTCAAACCGCACCGTAGATTCAATAAGAGGATTTCCAATTCCATCGGCAAAGGCTCTGGTTTCTTCATGCCATGCCTGAATTGAATCCTGAAAGGTATTCAGCACATTTTGAGCTACGGCAACGGTGGAATCTCTTGTGTCTCCAAACCACCAGTTTCCCTGACCGGGAAAATCCGGTAAATTCCTGACTCTGTTTACAATATTCTGACTCCAGTAGCTTATATAATCCTGATTCCAGGCATTATTGTTTTTTGCTTCTTGCTGAAGTAAAAGAGCAGTAAAAACGGCATCATAAGAATCCCCGGCATCTTCCAAAGTTGTATAGGCACGCACAAAAAATCTATTCGGTTTACTTACTTCAACCCGATGTTGCTGAAATTGAAGATTTTTTAAACTATAGCGGTTATCTCCCTGATATACGGTTGTTCCGGCACCATAATTATAACTGTAATTTGCTTCTATGTCACGGGTCAGCTTATAATGAAGGGAAGCCCCGGCCTTTATATTTCTTATATCATAATCTACTACATCAATTTCCCGGTAACCGGTTCGGTAAAAAACGCCTAAACCGGGATAATTTCTCAAGCCGCTAAAGGTTTCAAAATTATTAGTTTGCTCTCTAAAATTTTCATCTCCGTAAACATTCACAGCATCGTAACCCCCCGGATTATCCGGTCCTTTCAAAGATTGGTCTGTGGGATTATAGTTTTCTGCTTCCCAATCATCAGCCCTCAAAAATGAAAAATTCAGCTTAAAAGCAAATTTGTCTTCATCGTCACTATCTCTGAAAACTCTTGCATAGCGTACGGCTGTTTCAAATAAATTACGCTCTCCACCTTTTACCATTACACTTAAACCGGGATGAAAAAATGGGTTTCGGGTATACATATTAATAACTCCGTTGAAGGCATTAGGCCCGTAAAAAGCAGTACTCGCACCTTGAATTAATTCTACTCTTTGAATATCAAGCTCGGAAGAACCCACAAAATTCCCCAAAGAAAAATTTAATCCGGGAGCCTGATTGTCAGCTCCGTCAACCAATTGTAAAGAGCGTACCGGTGAAGTCGAGTTAAATCCACGCGTATTGATAATCACAAACCCAAGACTGGCCGTCGTCATGTCAACCCCTTTCATATTGCCCAAACCTTCATAAAAAGATGCGGCAGGAGTCTCTTTTATTGCGGCCAAACTCATAGACTCAATTGTTAAGGCAGACTCTCGCAAACGGTCAGTTATCCGGCTTTCAACAACCTCTACTTCACCCAAACCTTCTGCAGAAGAAACCATTCTTACACGTAAAGTTCTGTTTAGATCATTCTCGCTGATAGTAATCGTTTGGGAAACGTAACCTAAATAAATAACTTCAATCTCTGCCGGTAATTCCTGAGTAATCCGAAGTGTAAAACGGCCATCAAAATCAGTTGTAGTACCGGTAGAAGTACCTTTAATTACTACATTTGCACCAAATAAGGTTTCGCCTGTCTCCCTGTCTGTTATAACTCCTGAGACAGATTGGGAATAAGCAAAACTTATGTGTAAAAGAAAAAACAAAAAGACTGTATAAAATTTCATTTTAATTTAATTATCATTTTGATAAAGGAAACCTAAATTTTGTTTAAAGATAACTTAATTTTAAATTTAGAAAATAAGATTGTTAATTTGAGGATAATTAATAAAAAAAAAGAAAAGATTTTGTAAAAAAGGATTGTTATAAATGAAAATTGTAGTTGTAAACAGTTCTTTTATTACTTGATTTATTTTAGACATTTCTTTTACTTTGACAATAAATCATTTAAATTTGTTTTACTGATTTTATAAACATGGAGTTAAAAAATAAAAAAGTACTGATAACAGGTGGTAGCTTAGGCATTGGCTATGCTATAGCTGAAGCATTGATTTCAGAGGGCGCTGACGTGATTATAACCGGTAGAGATAAAGGCCGTTTAGAGAGTGCAGCTAAAAAATCCGGAGCCTTATTTTTACAGGCAGATGTTTCTAAAGAAAAAGATGTTGATGCAACTTATGATTTTATTTTAGAGAAATTTGGCACACTGGATATATTAATAAATAATGCAGGCATTGGAAAACCTGCGGCATTAGAAAATCTCAGTAGAGAAAAAATAATGGAAGTATTTGATGTAAATGTAATTGGAGCAGCATTGACAACTGCGAAATTTACACCATTATTTAAAGAAAAAAAATCGGGAGATATTGTAAATATAGCGTCCACTGCAGCGCTTAAGGGCTATAAAAACGGCTCAATTTATGTAGCATCAAAGTTTGCCCTCAGGGGTATGACAGAATGTTGGAGGGCTGAATTAAGACCTTTTAACATTAGAGTTATGCTTGTGAATCCTTCGGAAGTTGCAACCGCTTTCGGAAATTCTGAGCGTAAAGAGCGACAAGCTCAGCCTAATAAATTGAGACCTAAAGAAATAGCAGATGCAGTAAGCGGGATTTTAAAACTTGAAAGCAGAGGGTTTATACCTGAACTTTCAGTTTGGGCAACCAACCCATTTGATTGATTTTTAAACTAAAAAGGAACCGGATTATGGATTTAAAAACTAGAAAGGAGGTGATAGATCATCTCTACTCCTTTATCTCTGAAAGTAAGAAAAAAAGGATGAACCAGGTACTAGGCGAAAGAACTAAGTTCCTGACACTTGTTTTAGAGGATGTTTACCAGCCTCAAATTGTGAGCTCTATTGTGAAAACATGCGATTGTTTTGGCATTCAGGATTTGCATCTGGTAGAAAACTTTAACAAGTATTCAGCAAGCCCTGATGCGATTATTGCTGCAACAAAGTGGGTGAATATTCACCGATACAGAGAAAAAAACAGCAATAATACACAACTGGCAATTAATGAACTGAGGGATTCAGGCTATCAGATTGTAACCGTTACAAACAATAGAAGAGCAACTTCAATTGATGAATTTCCGATGGATAAAAAAACAGCAGTTATTTTTGGACCGGAAAAAAGCGGACCATCTGATGTTGCTATTAAGCAAGCGGATGCTTTTGTAAAAATTCCGTTGCTTGGTTTTTCTGACTATCTGAATTTACCGGTCACTACAGGAGCGGCCTTGAATTCATTAAGACACCGAATGGTTCAGTCTAAAGCAAAGTGGCAACTTGATGAAAATGAGATTGATGAAGTTAAATACTTTTGGGCGCATAAGTTGCTGAAAAGTGCCGACAGACTCGAAGATGTTTTCTTAAATAAATAAATTCTAAACTAAATAGAGTATAGAAGAAAAGTTTACTCAAAAAGACATATTTTAACATTATATTTGTATTTTTAATTTAATTGTCAGAGATTTGTGTACTTAACACTATCTATATGTCTATTTTAAGTTCAGGGGTTTTTTGGGGTGTTCTGATTTTATTAATCGGAATGTCAATAATTTTAAAAGCATTGTTTGGCTGGAATATTCCGGTTTTAAGAATTGTCTTTGGATTGCTGTTTATATACATAGGCCTTCGGTTAATACTTGGCTTTTTTTATAAACCTGACACTAAAGAGAAACACTTCTTTAATAGCAAGGAAAAAATAGAATATAGCGAAGGAGTTAAAGATTATAATATAATTTTCGGCAGTTCTGTGATTGATTTGAGAAATATAGAAGTCGTTGATAAAAAGAAAAAAGTAGAAATAAATGTCATTTTTGGAAGCGGCAAGGTCTATAT
This Chitinophagaceae bacterium DNA region includes the following protein-coding sequences:
- a CDS encoding SDR family oxidoreductase, whose protein sequence is MELKNKKVLITGGSLGIGYAIAEALISEGADVIITGRDKGRLESAAKKSGALFLQADVSKEKDVDATYDFILEKFGTLDILINNAGIGKPAALENLSREKIMEVFDVNVIGAALTTAKFTPLFKEKKSGDIVNIASTAALKGYKNGSIYVASKFALRGMTECWRAELRPFNIRVMLVNPSEVATAFGNSERKERQAQPNKLRPKEIADAVSGILKLESRGFIPELSVWATNPFD
- a CDS encoding T9SS C-terminal target domain-containing protein, with protein sequence MKTQMKLIFTLLILFSVSKIHAQTPIIEEVFTDVSVQTGVNYAQNYTILTGSPNLQDLSMDVYTPTGDASTDRPLMILMHAGSFIPKGLNTLPLGDKGDSTIVEMCKQYAKRGWTCASIGYRLGWTPTATDQEDRAKTIIQAVYRANQDARAAIRFFREDAENGNQFGIDPYRVAIGGSNSGGYVALTVGSLNKPEELELFKFLDDNGAPFVDPDITGGIWGEGGASGVNRYNTPGYSSAVQIVKNLGGAVGDSSWIESGEAPIVAFHGVGDPLTPYGTQVVIVASTGDAIVEVSGSLDVIGKSDEVGNQDIFYAANFTDDYTLAAQAKTALEGLFPFNGVGFEPWAWYDCGHPSAAAPTGAPEDGCGSAANPMQTKAMALNYIDTIMNYFAPRAVVAFENIDSVAVETADPIISSVRNLNVKQFDFNTYPNPASDYLILENNNSEIQISNVGVYALDGTLVKSSPVNGNSRLEIGISDLPKGIYVLRVEVKNKGVDYHKFIKQ
- a CDS encoding gfo/Idh/MocA family oxidoreductase, which produces MNKKFGITGVGGYVAPKHLKAILETGNVLTTALDITDSVGLLDSYFPEVDFFNEPERFDRHLEKLYRKGEGIDYLSICSPNYLHDAHIRMGLRTGAHAICEKPLVLNPWNLDFLEELEQESGKRVYTILQLRVHPALIALKEKMEKTGTSDKKEINLTYITSRGPWYLRSWKGNLEKSGGLASNIGIHFFDMLIWMFGQAESIEVHINEEKVVSGFLNLERARVKWFLSIDKNMLPEDVKKAGQMTYRSITVDKEEIEFSGGFTNLHTLVYESILKGEGFGITEARDSIEIIQKIRTATVKPEKENMHEKLIELNR
- a CDS encoding TonB-dependent receptor, encoding MSFAYSQSVSGVITDRETGETLFGANVVIKGTSTGTTTDFDGRFTLRITQELPAEIEVIYLGYVSQTITISENDLNRTLRVRMVSSAEGLGEVEVVESRITDRLRESALTIESMSLAAIKETPAASFYEGLGNMKGVDMTTASLGFVIINTRGFNSTSPVRSLQLVDGADNQAPGLNFSLGNFVGSSELDIQRVELIQGASTAFYGPNAFNGVINMYTRNPFFHPGLSVMVKGGERNLFETAVRYARVFRDSDDEDKFAFKLNFSFLRADDWEAENYNPTDQSLKGPDNPGGYDAVNVYGDENFREQTNNFETFSGLRNYPGLGVFYRTGYREIDVVDYDIRNIKAGASLHYKLTRDIEANYSYNYGAGTTVYQGDNRYSLKNLQFQQHRVEVSKPNRFFVRAYTTLEDAGDSYDAVFTALLLQQEAKNNNAWNQDYISYWSQNIVNRVRNLPDFPGQGNWWFGDTRDSTVAVAQNVLNTFQDSIQAWHEETRAFADGIGNPLIESTVRFEPGTAEFDSMFNQITSESTLSEGGTRFYDKSKLYHVQGEYKFNPGGIADLRVGGSYRLYAPDSDGTIFSDTAGVVIRNYEYGVYAGAERRFIGDRLILSAAARLDKNQNFGYQVSPAASAVYSRGNHTLRFSFSSAIRNPTLQDQYLFYNVGRAILLGNLGGKDSIVTTESLIDYVNTRNPDTLDYFNVAPIVPEKVRTLEIGYRGTVLNNFYVDMSAYMSLYRDFIGYNIGAEVDFDESTGFITQSQVYRIAANATDEVLTYGTAIGFNYYFRRYYSLNGNYSWNRLNLLGSDDPIVPAFNTPEHKFNIGVSARDLVLRFGDRVTLRNIGFNVNYKWVQGFLFEGSPQFTGFVPTYGLLDAQINYTHKPLHTTFKIGASNLLNNKHYQTYGGPYIGRLAYISITFENPGL
- a CDS encoding MBL fold metallo-hydrolase, coding for MTSIKCFVFNPFAENTYLIYNNDGDCWIIDPGCFTTQEEDLLSNYIESEGLKPSRLLLTHGHLDHVIGNDFILKKYKLAPEIHKMDLPNMESAPATAASYGVDIKPSPAPINFLKEGDVLKMGEAAFKVLFTPGHAPGHISLYNEREMYIISGDVLFENSIGRYDLPGGNLNVLLESIKNNFLNLPDEVVVYPGHGPSTTIGKERKLNPFLINID
- a CDS encoding TrmH family RNA methyltransferase; its protein translation is MDLKTRKEVIDHLYSFISESKKKRMNQVLGERTKFLTLVLEDVYQPQIVSSIVKTCDCFGIQDLHLVENFNKYSASPDAIIAATKWVNIHRYREKNSNNTQLAINELRDSGYQIVTVTNNRRATSIDEFPMDKKTAVIFGPEKSGPSDVAIKQADAFVKIPLLGFSDYLNLPVTTGAALNSLRHRMVQSKAKWQLDENEIDEVKYFWAHKLLKSADRLEDVFLNK